The Megalops cyprinoides isolate fMegCyp1 chromosome 12, fMegCyp1.pri, whole genome shotgun sequence genome contains a region encoding:
- the plaat1l gene encoding phospholipase A and acyltransferase 5: MRICLSASWSFPALHSTGAIRVGQGHSYLYEQARPPGLFNAPSPPHPRASHLLVSFSSLGLSCPAVLSNQPADREGEPVKSHLSAVLTELETLYTTPPLLHPGIIQFQRNSRPQIFPGDIIEFPRSKHFSHFGIYYGERDGVPYVAHLTSRDSDAKLLLYGRALKSSLKLDPLDLVGKKYKVSNYLDDKHTPRDFYALIKPEIDEAMGKMVTYDILFHNCEHQATLFRYGVKKSMQIDKIYTKIFPTWKELFEKKKL, from the exons ATGAGGATCTGTCTGAGCGCCTCCTGGTCCTTCCCAGCTCTGCACTCTACTGGCGCCATTCGGGTGGGGCAGGGTCATAG TTACCTCTATG AGCAGGCCCGGCCACCCGGCCTTTTCAATGCCCCATCTCCCCCTCACCCTCGGGCCTCCCACCTGCTGGTGTCCTTCAGCAGCCTGGGCCTCTCCTGCCCTGCTGTCCTGTCCAATCAGCCCgctgacagggagggagagcctGTGAAATCCCACCTCTCAGCTGTTCTCACGGAGCTGGAGACACTCTacaccacccctcccctgctccACCCAGG TATCATTCAATTTCAGCGCAATTCGCGTCCTCAGATCTTCCCAGGGGACATCATAGAGTTTCCCCGGAGCAAACACTTCTCTCACTTTGGCATCTACtacggagagagagacggggtACCTTATGTGGCTCACCTGACATCACGGG ACTCGGACGCAAAGCTCCTCCTGTACGGTAGAGCCCTGAAGTCCAGCTTGAAGCTGGACCCGCTGGACCTGGTTGGGAAGAAATACAAAGTGAGCAACTATCTAGACGACAAGCACACTCCACGGGATTTCTACGCGCTGATCAAGCCGGAGATCGACGAAGCCATGGGCAAAATGGTGACCTACGACATCCTGTTTCACAATTGTGAGCATCAGGCCACTCTCTTCCGCTATGGAGTGAAGAAATCAATGCAG attGACAAAATCTACACCAAGATTTTCCCCACCTGGAAAGAACTATTTGAGAAGAAAAAGTTGTGA